The Cytobacillus sp. NJ13 sequence AATCGTGTGCTGTTCTTTAATAAGGATATGCGCTCTTTTATTCATAGGGCCAGATTCTTAATAACATTTGAAATTGAATCGTAAAGATTGTGAAAAAATGTGCTTAAGCTAACGGGTGCAATACTCAAAGATTGGCTGCAATTACAGCCGGTCTTTTCTATATGAAAGTATATTTGTTGGCGACCATCCAGAAAATGATGTAAAAGCTGCCCAAAATGTAGGAATGAAAGGAATTTGGAAAAAAGGTTTTCAATGGAACAATGTCAAGGCAGCCTTTATTGTAGATGATTTGGTGGAATTACCTTTAATGCCAACAAATTATTGAGCCTTGTTAAAAAAATGGGTGCGTTACTTTAAGATCCAGCTGCCATCCCAGGAGAGTCAAGTGCACTCCACTACAATCAACCTTTACTATCCTAAAGATTTTCTAGACAAATATTTTTGTATGAAATAAATTTAAGAAAATAATTCGTTTGTTCCCGAAAATGAACGAAGAAAGTGTCTCGATTCGGGGATTTATGTCTATTCGTTTACTTAATTGGATAGTAATTTTGCTCTTAATCTTGACATTTCCTTATCCATTAAGGAAGAAGCTTTAGCAAGCTCTATGAGTTGCTTTTTAGCATCCTCAGGTATAGTCTCGCCTTGATATTTATAGTTTAGTTTATGTTCTGTGGATGCCCAAAAATCCATAGCGGAAGTACGAATTTGTATTTCTGCAGGAACCCATAATATTTCATTGGACAGAATGACTTGAGTTTCTACAATCAGGTGCAGACTTTTATATCCACTCATTTTTGGGTCCTGAATATAATCCTTTACGCGTATCATTCGAATGTCTTCACGTTGCTCAATATGCTCCTTAAGCATATACACGTCTTCAATAAAACTTGTAACAATTCTAACACCCGCAATATCTCTTATTTCATTCCTTACAGCTTCTTGTGTTAGGTGAATTTCTTTTTTTTGAATTTTCTCCACCAAAGATTTTATTGTTTTCATACGTGTTTTCATATGTTCAATAGGGGAATAGCCATGTTGTGTTTTCCACTCTAAGTCAATAATCTTAAAATCACTTTCTAACTCGTGTAATGCCATTTGGTAGGATAGAAAGAATCCCCTCCAATTGTCTATTACCTTTTGAATAACCTCGATCTTAATCTTTTCTTTCAGCATGTCCACAACCCTCCAGTTATTATTCTGTTATCATAACACAGATGGTTCGAAGTAAAAAAATATGTTCTGATAGGAAATTTTTCACTTTCTCTTGTTATTTAGATCCTTTAGTGACTATTATGATGAACAAAAAATCAGCATCTCTGTTGGAGCAAAATTCCCAGCTAAGAAGCTTAAATAAGGGCCCTTCCCATCGGAGGGACCTTTATTTAAAGATTTTAACTATTATTTAAAAAACTGTAAATTTTACTGGTGAATTAACCCTGTAAATATTTACAAAAACAAATGATTCTCTAAGAAAAATTTCATATTTTATTAGTAAATCCCTTGATATTATCGGATTCTCCTGCTTTAAAAAAACAAAACAAACATCTGCTTCTTTTTTAACATCGTGTTTACATTTGAAAACTATACTTTCAAATGTAATCAAAAAAAGGAGGGAATTTTGTTGAAAAAAGGATTAAGTTCGATTTTTTTAGCGGTAGCAATGGTATTCGCAATGGTGGGAAGTATGTTTTCCGGAATCTCCAATGTTTTTGCTGCGGAAAGCACGGAACAAAACCTGAAGGTGATGTCATTTAATTTAAGGTATGAAAACAACAATGATCCATCACCGCATACATGGGCTGAAAGGGTCCCAACCATTAAAAAGCTCATTCGTATGGAAAATCCAGATATTTTTGGAACGCAGGAAGTTTTATATGGACAACTTCAGGATATGGAAGAAGTATTACCAGGTTATGCATGGATTGGACTGGGCCGCGAAGGCGGTAATAGAGGAGAATACTCCGCGATTTTCTATGATGAAAAACGGTTTACTCCAGTAGAGTATGATCATTTCTGGCTCTCAGATACTCCAAATGTAATCGGTTCAAAAACATGGGGAAACAACATTCCAAGAATGGTCACTTGGGCAAAATTTGTGGACAACCAAACGGATAAACAATTCTATTTTGTAAATACACATTTCGATCATCAATCTGCCGAAGCGAGAGAAAAGAGCGCTGAATTAATTTTAGAAAAAATCAAAGACTTTAACCCTGAATTACCTATTATTCTGACAGGGGATTTTAATACTCGTCCTGGTACTCTTCCACATCAAACATTAACTAGCGAGGGAGCTTTTGATGATTTATGGGAAACAGCGGAGTCACGAATCAATGAGGGAATTGGAACGTTCAATGGCTTCCGTGACCCAACAGGCGGCGGAGCAGACAACCGCATCGATTGGATTCTTGCCAAAGGGAATGTAACCGCAAGTACGATCGAAATCAATAACTATCAAAAAAATGGTCAATTCCCTAGCGACCACTATCCGGTTATTGCTGAATTATCTATAAAGTAAGTGGCCGAGAGCGGATTGCGTACTAACAATCCAATAAGAAAGAAGGCTCTTATTCCTGTATACACTATTATTTTAATAGTCGAGAAATCTATGGAAACAACGTTTCCTATTCTACTAACGAGGTGCTCTCCTTAAAGATATGGCTGCCAATCTAGGCAGCTTTTTCTTATTAAACTAAACCAGCTAATAGTTTGTCGACATTTTTCATTTAATTGATTTTTTGTTGTGTGGTATCCTAAAAGTACGCATGCTAAATAACCCTCCATCAGGACAATTTTGGAAGGTTTTGATCTATTTAGCTAGCTTTTCATTTTAGGCTATATCTTGGAAAATTGAATTGCTTTTTAAGAGTGCAAAAATCCAGTGTAACAACTTATTGGCACAAGCGATGATGGCTACCTTGTATGGCTTGCCTTCACCACGTTTCTTATCATAAAACTCCCGCAGCTTCTTATTGCGTGGGATAATTTCAGGTGTTGTTTTCTTTTTACGGGAATCACGAATTGCACACCTGACAGCCATATATAACGCGT is a genomic window containing:
- a CDS encoding endonuclease/exonuclease/phosphatase family protein — its product is MKKGLSSIFLAVAMVFAMVGSMFSGISNVFAAESTEQNLKVMSFNLRYENNNDPSPHTWAERVPTIKKLIRMENPDIFGTQEVLYGQLQDMEEVLPGYAWIGLGREGGNRGEYSAIFYDEKRFTPVEYDHFWLSDTPNVIGSKTWGNNIPRMVTWAKFVDNQTDKQFYFVNTHFDHQSAEAREKSAELILEKIKDFNPELPIILTGDFNTRPGTLPHQTLTSEGAFDDLWETAESRINEGIGTFNGFRDPTGGGADNRIDWILAKGNVTASTIEINNYQKNGQFPSDHYPVIAELSIK
- a CDS encoding GTP pyrophosphokinase family protein, with product MLKEKIKIEVIQKVIDNWRGFFLSYQMALHELESDFKIIDLEWKTQHGYSPIEHMKTRMKTIKSLVEKIQKKEIHLTQEAVRNEIRDIAGVRIVTSFIEDVYMLKEHIEQREDIRMIRVKDYIQDPKMSGYKSLHLIVETQVILSNEILWVPAEIQIRTSAMDFWASTEHKLNYKYQGETIPEDAKKQLIELAKASSLMDKEMSRLRAKLLSN